Proteins from one uncultured Umboniibacter sp. genomic window:
- a CDS encoding NADH:flavin oxidoreductase, which translates to MSSSASLFKPVQLGPLALKNAIVMAPMTRSFSPGGVPNQLVIDYYRRRAENEVGLIITEGTVVNHEGSNGYPNVPQFYGQGLEGWKEVVDAVHAAGGKIAPQLWHVGNVRRKGVEPFPEAPAYGPSELQKNGELLIKGMSQEDIDEVVAAFAQAAADAKSLGFDAIELHGAHGYLIDQFFWAGSNKRTDSYGGDLEARSKFAREVIAACREAVGPEFPIIFRWSQWKQQDYTARLCETPEELQAFLQSLIDAGVDILHCSTRRYWVAEFEGSNLNLAGWAKKLVNVPVITVGSVGLNSDFMEYMVENDTTSEAHNVDELCERLDSGEFDAVAVGRALIADPEWATKLRDGRFDEIVGFNREQLMKLV; encoded by the coding sequence ATGTCTTCAAGCGCTTCACTATTTAAGCCTGTTCAACTTGGGCCGCTCGCCCTAAAAAATGCCATCGTGATGGCCCCCATGACACGCAGCTTTTCGCCAGGTGGCGTTCCCAATCAGTTAGTGATTGATTACTACCGTCGCCGCGCCGAGAACGAAGTAGGCCTGATCATTACCGAGGGAACCGTGGTGAACCACGAGGGCTCTAATGGCTATCCCAACGTGCCGCAGTTTTACGGCCAAGGCTTAGAAGGCTGGAAGGAAGTTGTTGACGCCGTGCATGCAGCTGGCGGTAAGATCGCACCGCAGCTTTGGCATGTGGGGAATGTTCGCCGCAAAGGTGTAGAACCTTTCCCTGAAGCACCCGCATATGGCCCTTCTGAGTTGCAGAAGAACGGCGAACTACTCATCAAAGGGATGTCTCAAGAAGACATCGATGAAGTGGTAGCAGCCTTCGCACAGGCCGCTGCCGATGCTAAGTCTTTAGGTTTTGACGCTATCGAACTTCATGGCGCGCACGGTTATCTGATAGATCAATTCTTCTGGGCGGGAAGTAACAAGCGTACCGATAGCTACGGCGGTGACCTTGAGGCTCGCTCTAAGTTTGCCCGAGAAGTTATCGCGGCTTGCCGCGAAGCGGTGGGCCCAGAATTCCCAATTATCTTCCGCTGGTCACAGTGGAAACAGCAAGACTACACCGCTCGCTTATGCGAAACGCCAGAAGAACTTCAGGCTTTCCTTCAGAGCTTAATTGATGCAGGCGTGGACATTCTTCACTGCAGCACACGTCGCTATTGGGTAGCAGAGTTTGAAGGTTCGAACCTAAACTTAGCGGGCTGGGCGAAGAAACTCGTTAATGTACCGGTGATTACCGTGGGCAGTGTTGGCCTAAATTCCGACTTTATGGAGTATATGGTTGAAAACGACACAACATCCGAGGCGCACAATGTCGATGAACTGTGTGAGCGTTTAGATTCTGGCGAGTTTGATGCCGTCGCAGTAGGTAGAGCGCTTATTGCTGATCCAGAATGGGCAACTAAGTTACGCGATGGACGCTTTGACGAAATCGTTGGCTTTAATCGCGAGCAGTTAATGAAGTTAGTCTAG